One segment of Paramormyrops kingsleyae isolate MSU_618 chromosome 8, PKINGS_0.4, whole genome shotgun sequence DNA contains the following:
- the c8h6orf89 gene encoding bombesin receptor-activated protein C6orf89 homolog isoform X2: protein MGMTLSEPCIYDKLSESIDILRQSGYRYGMSEKEIERFIKQVLETNEPRREPPQFPILLATVKFVVAVGFLLVVVLAFTYPQSHPQLGWTITGSHNWSSPLSHVRLLSLPIAKKYNLQGFHQWWSMGHPRAESVNCSGCAAVSTILDVVQSLSGPTTLRRGVQPILFKGGEALWLQYHQLELLYSAHPEDFSILPGDPRMSPSQGFPPEPANFTLLLRSVPGSGQDVLHWLFPGVELCPLLDLTGTILHGCLVSHTIETQSRFMRTHDSGRWSFFLARGRISYVMAQSPEISTEDWREKTAGRSL from the exons ATGGGAATGACACTGAGTGAGCCTTGCATCTATGACAAACTGTCGGAAAGTATTGATATTCTGCGCCAATCTGGATATCGATATGGCATGTCAGAGAAGGAGATAGAGAGGTTCATCAAGCAGGTGCTGGAAACGAATGAGCCACGAAGGGAACCACCGCAGTTCCCCATTCTTCTGGCTACCGTCAAG TTTGTAGTTGCAGTGGGCTTCCTTCTGGTGGTAGTGTTGGCCTTCACATATCCACAAAGCCACCCCCAGCTGGGCTGGACCATCACTGGGAGCCATAACTGGTCCTCCCCCCTCAGCCATGTGCGCCTCCTCTCTCTGCCCATTGCCAAGAAGTACAACCTGCAAG GGTTCCACCAGTGGTGGAGCATGGGACACCCAAGAGCAGAGTCGGTCAACTGTTCTGGGTGTGCGGCTGTCTCCACCATCCTGGACGTGGTGCAGTCGCTGTCTGGTCCCACAACCTTGCGCAGGGGCGTGCAGCCCATACTGTTCAAG GGTGGGGAAGCACTATGGCTGCAATACCACCAGTTGGAGCTGCTCTACTCTGCACACCCAGAAGACTTCAGCATCCTACCTGGAGATCCAAGAATGTCTCCCTCCCAGGGATTCCCACCAGAGCCTGCAAACTTCACTCTGCTTTT GAGGTCCGTGCCGGGCAGCGGGCAGGATGTACTGCATTGGCTCTTCCCTGGAGTAGAACTCTGCCCCCTCCTGGACCTCACAGGAACAATTCTGCATGGCTGCCTTGTGTCCCACACCATAGAGACACAGAGCAGA TTTATGCGGACCCACGATTCTGGCAGGTGGAGCTTTTTCCTGGCAAGGGGCAGAATATCGTATGTGATGGCTCAGTCCCCTGAAATAAGTACTGAAGATTGGAGAGAGAAGACGGCTGGGAGGTCACTGTAG
- the c8h6orf89 gene encoding bombesin receptor-activated protein C6orf89 homolog isoform X1, whose product MGMTLSEPCIYDKLSESIDILRQSGYRYGMSEKEIERFIKQVLETNEPRREPPQFPILLATVKFVVAVGFLLVVVLAFTYPQSHPQLGWTITGSHNWSSPLSHVRLLSLPIAKKYNLQGFHQWWSMGHPRAESVNCSGCAAVSTILDVVQSLSGPTTLRRGVQPILFKGGEALWLQYHQLELLYSAHPEDFSILPGDPRMSPSQGFPPEPANFTLLLRSVPGSGQDVLHWLFPGVELCPLLDLTGTILHGCLVSHTIETQSRALRLHGWLLVGKGFPTARLLPVPQCHMYCSSFSLWLGPGDLVYADPRFWQVELFPGKGQNIVCDGSVP is encoded by the exons ATGGGAATGACACTGAGTGAGCCTTGCATCTATGACAAACTGTCGGAAAGTATTGATATTCTGCGCCAATCTGGATATCGATATGGCATGTCAGAGAAGGAGATAGAGAGGTTCATCAAGCAGGTGCTGGAAACGAATGAGCCACGAAGGGAACCACCGCAGTTCCCCATTCTTCTGGCTACCGTCAAG TTTGTAGTTGCAGTGGGCTTCCTTCTGGTGGTAGTGTTGGCCTTCACATATCCACAAAGCCACCCCCAGCTGGGCTGGACCATCACTGGGAGCCATAACTGGTCCTCCCCCCTCAGCCATGTGCGCCTCCTCTCTCTGCCCATTGCCAAGAAGTACAACCTGCAAG GGTTCCACCAGTGGTGGAGCATGGGACACCCAAGAGCAGAGTCGGTCAACTGTTCTGGGTGTGCGGCTGTCTCCACCATCCTGGACGTGGTGCAGTCGCTGTCTGGTCCCACAACCTTGCGCAGGGGCGTGCAGCCCATACTGTTCAAG GGTGGGGAAGCACTATGGCTGCAATACCACCAGTTGGAGCTGCTCTACTCTGCACACCCAGAAGACTTCAGCATCCTACCTGGAGATCCAAGAATGTCTCCCTCCCAGGGATTCCCACCAGAGCCTGCAAACTTCACTCTGCTTTT GAGGTCCGTGCCGGGCAGCGGGCAGGATGTACTGCATTGGCTCTTCCCTGGAGTAGAACTCTGCCCCCTCCTGGACCTCACAGGAACAATTCTGCATGGCTGCCTTGTGTCCCACACCATAGAGACACAGAGCAGA GCCCTGCGGTTGCATGGCTGGCTGTTAGTTGGAAAGGGCTTCCCTACAGCTCGACTGCTGCCTGTCCCACAGTGTCACATGTACTGCAGCTCCTTCAGCCTGTGGCTAGGCCCCGGGGATCTGG TTTATGCGGACCCACGATTCTGGCAGGTGGAGCTTTTTCCTGGCAAGGGGCAGAATATCGTATGTGATGGCTCAGTCCCCTGA
- the LOC111858917 gene encoding ADP-ribosylation factor-like protein 8A — MIALFNKLLDWFKALFWKEEMELTLVGLQYSGKTTFVNVIASGQFSEDMIPTVGFNMRKITKGNVTIKLWDIGGQPRFRSMWERYCRGVSAIVYMVDAADREKIEASKNELHNLLDKPQLQGIPVLVLGNKRDLPGSLDEKDLIEQMNLSAIQDREICCYSISCKEKDNIDITLQWLIQHSRTRRS, encoded by the exons ATGATCGCCTTGTTCAACAAGCTCCTAGACTGGTTTAAAGCGCTGTTCTGGAAGGAAGAAATGGAGTTGACGCTGGTCGGCTTGCAGTATTCGGGGAAGACCACATTCGTCAACGTGATTGCG TCTGGCCAGTTCAGTGAAGACATGATCCCAACAGTGGGCTTCAACATGAGGAAGATCACCAAGGGGAATGTCACTATCAAG CTGTGGGACATTGGTGGTCAGCCTCGTTTCAGGAGCATGTGGGAGCGGTACTGCCGAGGCGTGAGTGCCATTGT tTACATGGTGGATGCTGCAGACCGAGAAAAGATTGAGGCTTCCAAGAATGAACTCCACAATTTGTTAGACAAACCCCAGCTCCAGGGCATTCCT GTCTTAGTTCTGGGGAACAAGCGGGATTTACCAGGGTCACTGGATGAGAAGGACCTGATTGAGCAAAT GAACCTGTCAGCCATCCAAGACAGAGAGATCTGCTGCTATTCCATCTCCTGCAAGGAGAAGGATAACATCG ACATCACGCTACAGTGGCTGATCCAGCATTCGAGAACAAGGAGAAGCTGA
- the LOC111858893 gene encoding G-protein coupled receptor 37-like 1 yields the protein MKHFWTLMLLLVEAAEPASVASLNISQDEQRSSLGRTPTWLTSVLSKWEYDSTMGVYRNKDDELGNYDTPLFKSDPTHRRVPRGAKLKSIHAIDQQIPFSHRYKYDNSTTPKTTKHTNIPWTLDNDSGERASGAPETDDSGNRSATKRATQRIYNPLYPVTDSAYSAYGLMFLSLIVFAVGIVGNLAVMCIVWHNYYMKSAWNCILAGLAFWDFLILFSCLPVVVFNEITKKRLLGDVSCKIVPYLEVSSQGVTTFSLCALAIDRFHAATSMQPKAQRLESCQSILAKLAVVWVGSMVLALPELLLWQVSQDTPAPPRVLEESCSMRPSPSLPESVYSLALTYHDARMWWHFGCYFCLPVLFTLSCQLVTRRVTCRDDSSSPPAGPKHAEWHGGRRLDSVVTVLALVYGACTLPASGCSAALAYGSERMPPGARSLLALVAQFLLFARASATPLLLLCLCRPLGRAFADCCCCCCVDHLPDSDSSTPTTPSTPSTPSTASSSAPISGVQASGPPSVRLIKSMRSLSDMAIGTPC from the exons ATGAAACACTTCTGGACACTGATGCTGTTGCTGGTGGAAGCGGCCGAGCCCGCAAGTGTTGCTTCTCTGAACATTTCGCAGGACGAGCAACGATCGTCTTTGGGAAGAACTCCTACCTGGCTTACATCCGTTTTATCAAAATGGGAATATGACTCGACCATGGGGGTGTATAGAAATAAGGATGATGAGCTAGGAAATTATGATACCCCTCTGTTTAAATCCGACCCCACGCACAGAAGAGTACCGCGGGGCGCAAAGTTGAAGAGCATCCATGCAATTGACCAACAGATTCCGTTCAGCCACAGGTACAAATATGACAATTCTACTACACCAAAAACTACCAAGCACACAAACATCCCATGGACACTGGATAACGACAGCGGGGAAAGGGCAAGCGGCGCTCCTGAGACGGATGACTCGGGGAACCGCAGCGCCACGAAGAGGGCGACGCAGCGCATCTACAACCCGCTGTATCCCGTAACGGACAGCGCCTACAGCGCCTACGGGCTGATGTTCCTGTCGCTCATCGTCTTTGCCGTGGGCATCGTCGGCAACTTGGCGGTGATGTGCATCGTGTGGCACAACTATTACATGAAGAGCGCCTGGAACTGCATCCTGGCTGGTCTGGCTTTTTGGGATTTTTTGATACTTTTCTCCTGCTTGCCTGTGGTGGTCTTCAATGAGATAACCAAGAAACGCTTGTTGGGGGACGTATCCTGCAAGATCGTGCCTTACCTAGAG GTGTCTTCCCAGGGTGTGACCACCTTCAGCCTGTGTGCCTTGGCCATCGACCGCTTCCACGCGGCCACCAGCATGCAGCCCAAGGCCCAGCGGTTGGAGTCATGCCAATCCATCCTGGCCAAGCTGGCCGTGGTGTGGGTGGGCTCCATGGTGTTGGCGCTGCCCGAGCTGTTGCTGTGGCAGGTGAGCCAGGATACTCCAGCGCCTCCTAGAGTCCTGGAGGAGTCTTGCTCCATGAGGCCATCTCCCAGCCTTCCTGAGTCAGTCTACTCGTTGGCGCTCACCTATCATGACGCACGCATGTGGTGGCACTTCGGGTGCTACTTCTGCCTGCCGGTACTCTTCACACTCTCCTGCCAGCTGGTCACTCGGCGGGTCACGTGCCGCGACGACAGCTCCTCCCCACCCGCGGGCCCCAAGCACGCCGAGTGGCATGGGGGGCGGCGGCTGGACTCGGTGGTGACGGTGCTGGCGCTGGTGTACGGTGCGTGCACGCTGCCCGCCAGTGGCTGCAGTGCGGCGCTGGCCTACGGCTCCGAGCGCATGCCCCCTGGCGCTCGCTCGCTGCTGGCCCTGGTCGCCCAGTTCCTTCTGTTTGCCCGGGCTtcagccacccccctcctcctgCTGTGCTTGTGCCGCCCGCTCGGCCGAGCCTTCGccgactgctgctgctgctgctgcgtggACCACCTGCCTGACAGCGATtcctccacccccaccacacCCTCCACGCCTTCCACCCCGTCCACAGCTTCCTCCAGCGCCCCCATCAGCGGGGTCCAGGCTTCGGGACCTCCGTCTGTCCGCCTCATTAAGAGCATGCGCAGTCTGTCTGACATGGCCATTGGGACCCCATGCTGA